ccattgatttccctgagaagatgtcgataccggcgACTCAGCCCataaaggagatgaccttgtattcgtgtattttccatcgtctggagccgatgtaccccaccatgagggagtgacatttgatcttgtatattcaccattatctggagcaggattccaccaactcggattcatgatagataagcaaaataaatgctaagtgagTAAACCGAAAGATATCACGGCCGAAAGATCCTGTtccgaaagatctgaaatcacagaaacttgttaacaataaactgtccacaatcgaaagatcaatcacttgttcgaaggatcaacagtactcgaaagattactgttgaatctcgaacaatgatgtcgaaagattcaagaactcgaaggattctcctttgaaagatccttatctttcgagttaaatatccttatctttcgtatagctgactttcgaaagatcacacttgttcgaatgatcaacagtgtccgaaggatcactgttgactttcgagcactggcttcgaaagattcaaaatctcgaaagattcacacttgaaagatccttatctttcgagataaatccctatctttcggacacttatctttcgaaaagattcctttatcgaaaggtatgtttcagacttcgaaggatgggtcgaaggatgatgatctttcgagccttccttgatcgaaagatggtctttcgaagtcgaaagatatctttcgagagattctgacacaactgacgttgatgtgataggttggtgaaaaaggtgatgggttggtgaagtactttcggcagaaaggtatgttctGCACACAGATcttcaccaactttttgactttcaaaaagtttacccaaaTAAGCAAACCTTATCCTCAACCAGTCACCGGAGATATGATCGGAAAAGTGGCCGGAAAATACAAAGTTTCACAAAACAAATTTTATGTTTACCCAAACCGACCCtgaacactcccgaaaggtttagaagccgtttttatgcagaaaaccaccaaaaacgggtgctaaaccaagtgtccaaacacaccaaagaacttgaaaaacccggttttaaacaaggtaaagagccaagctctgataccacttgtaggtccctatccggtggatgacgaacctcaaaccttgttatacaaacccactagcgagtgcggaatccaagctagcgagcaaaccggaataatgcaagaacaaacacaaacacacaaagattcaacgattaacaccacttgtattaatgcgtagaaagtttccggttacaagcacaatgtttacaatctgtttgcaaactctcaaagtatgtgtgtgtgtgtttcggacagaatgctctcaactctcaagtctgtctgtctgtgtgcatctatctaaaactcaacactgcatgggtatatatatacccagcccatgatgtctggtcgaaggatccgatagatggtccgaaggatcatctatcgaggacaaggtaatcgaaggatcagcattgacctcgaaagatcacctttcgaggtctatcattcgaagcctatctttcgagcacctcgaaggatcaacaatatccttcgaggctatccttcgatgcagacaaacatatcaaacatatgttaactgttggccaagtcaatccggaggatggttgacttggtcaacttacagactaccaaggacatcgtttacatacagaccgaatacagacaaagtacagacacaagtgcaccaacacatatTTACTCCCCACAAACACATAAACAACCTGTGTGTCCAAATTAGAAAATCCGGCAACCCCATATTCACTCCGGTAAGACAATCCGGTCGACGACCCTGTTGGAGAATGAGTCGAACCCACTATCACAATTGCATGCACATTATTTTGATTGACCGAGTTATTTGCTTTCCGTTGTTGAATAAAGCCATGTGCAGCTATAGTTTAGTGGTGTCCTTTTTAGTAGGAGTCAGTTAATGTTTCCATTGCTTTTGTTGCCTATATAAGGCTTTGCTTATTGTCAGTTGATGTATGCAATTCAGTATTTAATTCAGTACGATTTCAGTGTTCAATTATAAACTTGCCTTCATATTTGTGTTCTCTGTCAAGCTTAAAATACCATCAGTGGTATCAGAGAGCTTGACAAGCTCCTTGCCTGTTTTCGTAACCCTCTTCAATGGTTGATTTCACTAACACACCTCCAGCCCCACCAACCCCTATTCCATTGTTCAAAGGTGACGGCTATGAACAGTGGAGTATCCATATGAAAACCATCTTGAAGTCCAGAGACCTTTGGGATCTCTTTGAAACCGGAGTAAATGAAGCTGAACCAGATCTAGCAAAATTGAAGACCGCCAAAAGGAAGGATGCTTATTCCATGGCAGTGATCCAGCAAGGTGTTCATGACACACTATTCTCTCGAATTGTAGCAGCAGTATCAGCAAAAGAATGCTGGACTATTTTACAAATGGAGTACGAAGGAGACTCACAAGTAAAGTCAGTGAAATTGCAGGGCTTACGGAGAGATTTTGAGAATCTCTTGATGAAAGATGACGAGTTGATTGGAGATTACTTCTCACGTGTGATGGCTATTGTTAGCCAACAACGTGCTTTTGGTAAAATCATTGCAGACAAGACAATCGTGGCCAAGATTTTGAGGAGTCTTTCCCCAAAATTTGATTATGTCGAGCCTTCGATCGAAGTTTCAACCGCTCTTTCTGTTCTCACACCCACCAAATTGATGGGATCTCTTCAGTCACAAGAAGACTGAATCAACAGTCGTATAAGTGACAAGGCTGTCAAAACTGAAGAACAAGCACTACAAGTTTTTCAATCAAATCAAAACAGCTTTACCAGAGGATGAGGACGAGGTTCCTTTCGCGGTAGAGGCCGGAGGCGAGGAATggtgatacgcgcaaaatgcaacatataaattatatcaaatgtgacataaaactaaccctttttagtactaatgttggaaaaagtgtgcttttgtcttccttttgtatttccaggattaaatgagctcaaattaacaaaagaagcaaaaagacagcaaaatctaacataaatacaagaaaagggacaaaattggattgcccgacccctcgacagcatcctcccaagcaaaacaaagaagacagaaaactgaacacgcctcgtgctcagtgagcacggggccgtgcccaagaagcagcagaaaagacaaacctatagaagcttctgttgcccaccatggggccgtgcccagcggacacgggggcgtggtcagagtactgcaggcgtatttattgtaattgcgaattacaattaatgaagagagagagtgtcagacggacacggggccgtgcccaggcttctgttcagcctataaataggagtgcttggagccatttcaactcatcccttggcacaccacctctctcacacttcacccaccaccatcacaacaccatcatccaccaccatcatccattgtccatcatagagtgtgtgagtcgtctcgggatcccaaattgatcgtaagagttcttgacaatcaaggccatgtttgcctaagtctcttacatcacttggtgaaaacaagtgtctagtgtaatactttttatttttaatcttttgcactttttatttggttttgtattaatgactttaataactagtttcttatgttgaaggtgattcttccttatcatttgtccgtggtgtcttgacattattttactgtctttataaaataaaatattttcaccattcatatctccacggtctatatggaggtatgttggctacctggtcgggggttaagggaacggtttggtaagagtcttgcccttattcagcgtttagaggtcctgcaagggacctgggtcaaatttagtaggatctccttcaatacccaaaggtattggatggcggggatccaaactctttgaccctctcataagttaaactactattaatactataacccggctacttaggactgtatccctgctgactcagactacttagtcgagggtaacgtcaccttcaaaagaggggcctaccataatttgcattaataacttaattaattatctttcaataatccgaccctttaggattg
The Helianthus annuus cultivar XRQ/B chromosome 6, HanXRQr2.0-SUNRISE, whole genome shotgun sequence genome window above contains:
- the LOC110942863 gene encoding uncharacterized protein LOC110942863 — encoded protein: MVDFTNTPPAPPTPIPLFKGDGYEQWSIHMKTILKSRDLWDLFETGVNEAEPDLAKLKTAKRKDAYSMAVIQQGVHDTLFSRIVAAVSAKECWTILQMEYEGDSQVKSVKLQGLRRDFENLLMKDDELIGDYFSRVMAIVSQQRAFGKIIADKTIVAKILRSLSPKFDYVEPSIEVSTALSVLTPTKLMGSLQSQED